ttttttattttgtccttgcgtttaaagtagtagccatttgaggatcacgcagaacagtacgtgacagaagaaatagagaaaataaagtagtattaacagtaagtactactgtaatgaaattgtaaatccagaaatcctactccagaaaatttataccagcatagaaaacgttgagattaatctttgatttaagattctcagcaaatcattttgaatatatatttcctaaaataatgggaaattatttaaaattgaactagaattaaaagtgtgttccattgcattttcaggtattgttctctaagccctctagtctgtccaaggcacttagaatttcacataagtcttctagtgttgttttttcccagtgtcggacatcaatccccagctttgataaattatattgcgtgtccaaatggctactactttacggaacgtctttcggcgaattgtcCGGTCACACATTCCACATGTTAGCTCACCTGAACCTGCCGCTTTGATGGAAGCTGAACAATGGCTGTTCCATTTACTTTACGGAGGAGAATACCACATGTGCCTGAGAACATGGATAGTGAAGTGGTTACATTTAGGAATCACATCCGTTATATGTCCTATATAAAAGTGAGAATTGTTCATTGTAAATTACCTGCAGCTCGAATGTACTCTGCTCCTTTCCCAGGTTGAACCTCCAGATTGTTTATCAGGGAGCCCACAGGAAGTGCTCCGAGGGGATAAGAGTCACCCTCATTTGCCTTCACTATAAAACATGTCAACGTGTTGGCAGTAACCTACTTCCACTGCTAAAATACTTTTCATACCTGCCATGCGTCCAATGATGGGCGATGTTTTAATGATGTTACCCTCCTGCATGTTTTCTGTCGCAATGATCCATCTTTTTCGGTTGCCGCCAGCCACCAGGGCGATGTCAGCTGATCTGGAAAGAAAATGGAGATGGAGACAATCTACTTAAACCAAACAGCAGGAACAGAACTCACCTGCATGGATCATATCGCACTAAAACAATCTTCTCGTCAAAGGGCTGCCCTTTTGCTTCGCTATCTTCATCATAGCGCAGACGTTGGAAGTCAACCCAGCGATATTTTTGCTTGTGGCCGCCACCGATGCCATGTACTCTAATTCTACCTGTAGAGTGACAAAACAGGTGTAAATGACTATCATCCAGCCCAAGAGTTGAAAATAATCGTTCTAAATACAGGCCCACCGACGTGTTCTTACCCGTGTGATCTCTTCCGCCAGTCTTTTTCATTCCCATTGGTCTAATTGAGTACTTCTCTCTGTACTTCCAAAAAGTTCTGTTCTGCTCCAGAGAAGCTGTGGTAAGGAATCCCCGGAAAGGAGCTGCACCAGACGCAGAAAATGGTAATAACACTGGCACACACGACATGACACCCAATTTGACCTGTCAAAACAAACTGCACGTTAGCTGCTTGCACTGGTGAAATGTGAATGAAATATGGTACCTGAGAGGACAGCAAGGCTGGCTGGGAGAGGGAAAGGGACCGCAGGGCTCGAGCCAAACAAGACACCGCCATCACTCCTCCAAAAGCTgcacagaataaaaaaataaagtacaattAGATACTGGATTTATTTGATCCTCTGCAATCCTTTGACTAATTCAGTTCAATCAGATGTGTTTTAGGTACAAATCGCACTTGTGGTTACATATGGTCACTATAGTATCACCTTcatttaggaaatatatattaccATCTTTAGTCAATCTTAACTTTAGTCGACGTGTGGCTGCAAAGAAATGGCAATTGGCAAGCTGAATATACAGTCTAAAAAGCCTGTGATCGCATTCATCCAGCAGAATAAATAAATCTTCACGTTCAAAAAGCTAGATCAAATATATAAGATGTGGTAATAAATGCAAAACAAACCTTGATCCCTTAGTTAATGAGAATTTCTTTCCTCGCGTCCTTCGTGAGTGAACGCGAACACTTCCCGTCGCATGCTGATGGCGTCAAGGTGGCAAACCCATCGACGTTTCTTcaacttttttctgtttatttcgTTGTATTATAATGGGTTAGCCATTGATACATAATTTCATATCCCTCACCAAATAATGAATGACTGTAAAGAAAATGACCTGTTTCATTTTAGTACAAATGTAGCCTCAGAGTCACGTGATGCCAATGACCATCTCTACCTCTAGATGGCAGTACCCGCTCATGTTGTCCCAAAATTATGTATTTGCTTTATGGTTTTCGTTTTAATTTTACTTCAAATCACCAGACACGTGTTCAACCCTGTAAATGCTCAATGTTTTATTCCTGATGCTCAATCTTAATCAACATTTACATCTAAAAACTATTTGGCAATgacaagaaacaaaaacaaaacattacgTCACTGAGATTTGCTTCGCCGCACGGGCTGATGGGTGAATTTTGCGGTATTGGAGACATTTTGGATTTAAAGGGGCTGGGCTGGGCGAAGGTGCTGGCTGTCGGTAAGAACATTCTATTTCTATCTATTATATCACAAAGGATTTCATATTCAGTTTGACATTGAGTCAATATACTTATAATTTTCACAATTGCACGCTTTGCCACCACCGATGACGTTTAAACGCGGCGAATCTGCTGCAAACAGGGAGTGGTGATGCTAACAGGCTAACTAAGCTAAACAGTCACTGACGACAACGCGGAACCGACCTTAAAGGCTCTACTTTTAACATTGCTCAAAACATCTCCGTGGATGTTTACAGCTACGTAAGGAAGAACGATATCCTTAACAAAGTATCCATTACGTCATAGATCTGGACAACGTGGCATGTCGATAATGCATGGAATTGTTATTTTATGCCTAATGTCGTATCGCGTTCACTGGAATGCAGAAGGTCTACCACGAGCAGTATCTAATCTTCAGGTAATAATGGCCATTTAAATGGACCATTAAATGTTCGATGCCAGTTCTTtgtgaatggattaaaaataataccttattcaattcaatcaaacgCATTCAAATGatacaattacatttttttcttacatttgagCT
Above is a window of Stigmatopora argus isolate UIUO_Sarg chromosome 11, RoL_Sarg_1.0, whole genome shotgun sequence DNA encoding:
- the mrpl2 gene encoding large ribosomal subunit protein uL2m → MAVSCLARALRSLSLSQPALLSSQVKLGVMSCVPVLLPFSASGAAPFRGFLTTASLEQNRTFWKYREKYSIRPMGMKKTGGRDHTGRIRVHGIGGGHKQKYRWVDFQRLRYDEDSEAKGQPFDEKIVLVRYDPCRSADIALVAGGNRKRWIIATENMQEGNIIKTSPIIGRMAVKANEGDSYPLGALPVGSLINNLEVQPGKGAEYIRAAGTCGILLRKVNGTAIVQLPSKRQVQVLETCMVTVGRVSNVDHNKRIIGKAGRNRWLGIRPSSGLWQRKGGWAGRKIKPLPPMKSFVNLPSISAN